One stretch of Bacteroidales bacterium DNA includes these proteins:
- a CDS encoding cysteine hydrolase yields MADKSKKRRDIKPALLIIDVQNRYLTSIAQRDKELAFFFINLLIDLFRKHDFPIIRIYHSNNETGQLPNSEEFEYPDTIKIKSEDTQVIKTYSDSFNKTILDDILKKKGCNTVFLCGFSAIGCVLASKIGAQNHDYKAFIVKDAIMSHDSEYTKNVQVMFDAISYDAIELILDNC; encoded by the coding sequence ATGGCAGATAAATCAAAAAAAAGAAGAGACATCAAACCAGCTTTACTAATAATTGATGTCCAAAATAGATATCTAACATCTATCGCACAAAGAGACAAGGAACTTGCATTTTTCTTCATTAATCTTTTAATTGATCTCTTTAGAAAACATGATTTTCCAATCATCCGTATTTACCACAGTAATAATGAAACCGGACAATTACCAAATTCTGAAGAATTCGAATATCCAGATACAATTAAAATTAAATCAGAAGACACTCAGGTTATCAAAACATATTCTGACAGTTTCAACAAAACAATACTTGATGATATTCTAAAGAAAAAAGGCTGTAATACAGTGTTCCTTTGCGGTTTTAGTGCCATAGGTTGTGTATTGGCTAGTAAAATTGGAGCTCAGAACCATGATTATAAGGCTTTTATTGTCAAAGATGCCATTATGAGTCATGATTCTGAGTACACAAAGAATGTTCAGGTAATGTTTGACGCTATCAGTTAT